From the Ascaphus truei isolate aAscTru1 chromosome 15, aAscTru1.hap1, whole genome shotgun sequence genome, one window contains:
- the LOC142466893 gene encoding LOW QUALITY PROTEIN: uncharacterized protein LOC142466893 (The sequence of the model RefSeq protein was modified relative to this genomic sequence to represent the inferred CDS: inserted 2 bases in 1 codon), translating into MSIRKQSLLSRAESSSSSSSSVSPTCSSWEGPGESGRIPPLRFVNCARNEEEQNLVALQYHRKIYYRTCTDLPPHTELLVWYGDEYGKALGIKWGTLWKSNAPAPENHTGGHRRHGSWQVSSTIGGSLSCCSSVQRPAPIIHPCQHCEVAFSSQDYLLKHLKFQHPNEYMEKMRTEQSCNIPINMKENASFNQSRQLINNVTASHSQKYILAAATGKDLGESGKSLTWLSDQNLQKMAQTGERPHVCGEGFSDLLSLDTDKRTLTGERPHVCGECGNQFSRLSNLNTHKRTHTGERPHVCGECGKGFNRLSILNTHKRTHTGERPHVCVECGRGCSDLSSLVTHMRTHTGERPHVCGECGKGFSQSSSLNTHKRTHTGERPHVCGECGKGFSQSSSLNTHKRTHTGERPHVCGECGKRFCALSNLIKHTRVHTGERPHVCGECGKGFSQLSNLNSHMRTHTGETPLVCGECGKGFSQLFNLNSHMRXHTGETPLECGECGNEFSRLSNLITHMRTHTGVRPHVCGECGKGFSKSSHLNTHKRTHTGERPHVCGECGRGFIDISSLITHKRTHTGVRPHVCGECGKGFSQSSSLNIHKRTHTGERPHVCGECGKGFSVSSSLNTHKRIHTGERPHVCGECGKRFGDLSNLNSHMRTHTRERHVCVECGNGFSDLSSLVTHMRTHRGETACMWGMWEGI; encoded by the exons gtttgtaaattgtgcgagaaacgaggaagaacagaaccttgtggcgttgcagtaccacaggaaaatctactacagaacctgcacagacctccccccacacacagagctcctggtctggtatggagatgaatatgggaaagcACTTGGTATCAAGTGGGGTacgctgtggaaaagtaacgcgccagcaccag AAAACCACACCGGAGGACACAGACGGCACGGATCCTGGCAAGTCTCTTCAACCATTGGTGGATCCTTATCTTGCTGCAGCTCGG TACAAAGACCAGCtccaataatccacccatgccaGCACTGCgaggttgcttttagcagtcaggattacctcctcaaacatctgaagttccaacacccaaatgagtatatggaaaagatgaggacagaacaatcttgcaacattccaataaatatgaaagaaaatgcatctttcaaccagtcaaggcaattaataaacaatgtaactgcttctcattcccaaaaatatatattagcagctgccacaggaaaagatcttggagaaagtgggaagagtctgacttggttatcagaccagaacctACAGAAGATGGCACAGaccggggagagaccgcatgtatgtggggagggatttagtgacttattgAGCCTGGACACAGACAAGAGGACActcacaggggagagaccgcatgtatgtggggaatgtgggaaccaatttagtcggttatccaacctgaacacacacaagaggacacacacaggggagagaccgcatgtatgtggggaatgtgggaagggatttaatcGGTTATCcatcctgaacacacacaagaggacacacacaggggagagaccgcatgtatgtgtggAATGTGGGAGGGGATGTAGTGATTTATCCAGCCTGgtcacacacatgaggacacacacaggggagagaccgcatgtatgtggggaatgtgggaagggatttagtcagtcatccagcctgaacacacacaagaggacacacacaggggagagaccgcatgtatgtggggaatgtgggaagggatttagtcagtcatccagcctgaacacacacaagaggacacacacaggggagagaccgcatgtatgtggggaatgtgggaagagattTTGTGCCTTATCCAACCTGATCAAACACACAAGGGTACACACAGGGgaaagaccgcatgtatgtggggaatgtgggaagggatttagtcagttatccaacctgaactcacacatgaggacacacacaggggagacaccgcttgtatgtggggaatgtgggaagggatttagtcagttattcaACCTGAActcacacatgag acacacagggGAGACACCGCTtgaatgtggggaatgtgggaacgaatttagtcggttatccaacctgatcacacacatgaggacacacacaggggtgagaccgcatgtatgtggggaatgtgggaagggatttagtaaatcatcccacctgaacacacacaagaggacacacacaggggagagaccgcatgtatgtggggaatgtgggagggGATTTATTGATATATCCAGCCTgatcacacacaagaggacacacacaggggtgagaccgcatgtatgtggggaatgtgggaagggatttagtcagtcatccagcctgaacatacacaagaggacacacacaggggaaagaccgcatgtatgtggggaatgtgggaagggatttagtgtgtcatccagcctgaacacacacaagaggatacacacaggggagagaccgcatgtatgtggggaatgtgggaagagatttggtgacttatccaacctgaactcacacatgaggacacacacaaggGAAAGGCATGTATGTGTGGAATGTGGGAATGGATTTAGTGATTTATCCAGTCTAgtcacacacatgaggacacacaggggagagactgcatgtatgtggggaatgtgggaagggatttag